One part of the Hydrogenobacter sp. T-2 genome encodes these proteins:
- a CDS encoding NifU family protein, translated as MKEKELKEVEEILERIRPALKEHHGDLKVVDIREGEVYLQFEGGCTDCPIADVSVKNVVDMAIKGNLSWVKRVEILQPKYQIG; from the coding sequence ATGAAAGAAAAGGAGCTAAAGGAAGTGGAAGAAATATTAGAGAGGATAAGACCAGCCCTAAAAGAGCATCATGGAGACCTAAAAGTTGTGGACATAAGAGAGGGTGAGGTCTATCTTCAGTTTGAGGGTGGTTGCACTGATTGCCCAATAGCGGACGTGAGCGTCAAAAACGTGGTGGATATGGCAATAAAGGGTAACCTTAGCTGGGTCAAAAGGGTAGAGATACTTCAACCCAAGTATCAGATTGGATGA
- a CDS encoding DUF1858 domain-containing protein, which translates to MKERITLDTNLMELLKNFPQAREILMRYGYRVLIEEDIEDVVADKLTLKGFCRLMDLDDEAQGNLWQEIQDLYRQLEDIT; encoded by the coding sequence ATGAAGGAGAGGATAACTTTAGACACAAATCTTATGGAGCTTCTAAAAAACTTTCCTCAGGCAAGGGAAATACTAATGAGGTATGGCTACAGAGTCCTCATTGAGGAGGATATAGAGGATGTGGTTGCGGACAAGCTAACTCTCAAGGGCTTTTGCAGGTTGATGGATTTAGATGACGAAGCTCAGGGAAATCTCTGGCAGGAGATACAAGATTTATACAGGCAGCTGGAGGATATAACATGA
- a CDS encoding sulfurtransferase TusA family protein, which translates to MEIEDIKPDVVHDVVGTFCPVPVAETAKMIKTMQVGQVLELVADDPGVVEDIPAWCKATGQEFLGLYEEEGEYHLFVKKVKET; encoded by the coding sequence ATGGAAATTGAGGATATAAAGCCAGATGTGGTTCACGATGTGGTAGGCACTTTTTGTCCTGTGCCAGTGGCCGAGACTGCAAAGATGATAAAGACAATGCAAGTGGGACAGGTGCTTGAATTGGTGGCGGATGACCCCGGTGTGGTAGAGGACATACCTGCGTGGTGTAAGGCTACAGGTCAGGAGTTTTTGGGGCTTTATGAGGAAGAAGGTGAATACCATCTCTTTGTTAAAAAGGTAAAGGAAACATGA